In Besnoitia besnoiti strain Bb-Ger1 chromosome I, whole genome shotgun sequence, the genomic window CTCACAGAcgcggcagctccgcgcgagagcgcgagggtAGTATGTGTCTCTCCACGCGTCCATCAGGCAGACTTAGAAGCATCCCACCCCTTTAAGCGCATCTAGGTCGAGCGAAGATTCAAGGTATCGGTGGGTATGCGACAatcggaggaggaggagcagTTCCGAACCCCTGGCTCCTCAGAAACGGAAGTCGCCGCGACAGATTCGTCGCCCAGTTACGAACGGAgacgcctcgtcttccttcctCCAGCGTGTCAGCGTGCTCTGTATCACTTGCCAGCTCGCTGGAACATTAATGCGGCAATCGTGGCGAGGTTCGAGTCTAACTTAATGCACAGAGAACGCTACCATTCTAGCTGTCAGGAGGGCGATCTGCGGGGGCATGCGTGGCTTATACCCCAAAAATGGGGAATCGCTTAGTCTGAAAACCTGCCTGTCTTTTGGCGGCTCGTCCGCAATCCGCGGCTTTGTCGACCTCACAGCAGCAGATGCAAATACAGGTGACATGAGAATGCAAAAGGAGCACTTGtatacacgcatatatataaatataatATGAATTGTTTACCTATGAGTGTGTGCAGCACACACGATAGAGTCCAGGCTTCGTCGGGACGGTCAGTAAAgggaaaaacgaaaaagcgCCACTCTGGTGGATCCCAGATGACACAAACAATGCGTGCGAGAAAGAGCAATAAGATCGAAGTCTGTGAGCACCGTGCCGGGTGAAAAGGCAAATCGACTTGACGCTGCATGTggaaagcgaagagagagaacgtGTCTGTGAAGGAGAATATAGACCCAGCCttgcgcggcgtctcgaaCCTAGTCTGCTGCCCACAAGTATAATACCTGCTGAATAGACTATCCCTCTAAAAGCAAGAAGAGTGCAAATTACGTGTGCAGAGgcttctcgcctccctctgcatgCTGTTTccgcgcctcagcggctTTTCTAAACAGTCCCAACGCGTCGCGACCAGACTCCCTCGTGCAAGGGTCTGACTGCCTTCACAGCGGTCTCGAGCTATGCGTTTGTTCGCGCATCCGGCCCTTCCGTTGGGGATGACTGAGTGCGGCCTCGCGTCAGCGAGTCAAACACAAGAGAATATCTAATGGCACGCCTCGGAGGAGACTGCACCTTGCCAGCGATACGTCAAGTAGTCAGGTAGATCCTCAAGACTTTGAGAATTTGGGAACGACATACCTGCGAGCGGAAACACACACAGGTTGCGCAAGGCAGATCCTGAAAGCCAAATCCGTGTTGGTTTCCCTGTGGCGGTGACTTTGTCTAGCTGTagtcgcgtcgcgcggacCGACTCGAGGACGATAAGCAAAAAGCTAGAAACTGCACGGGAGAAAGCAGCCTGttacgcgcatgcgcatgttTAGACGTGAACGAGCGTCTGCGTCAGCTGAGACGCGCCTCATAACGACTCCGTTTAGCGCCCCGCGCAAGCATGTCTTCATTCCTGAGCAACGATGCATAGGCGGACGTGCAGCCCGAGTAGATTCTTGTCGCACTTTATGCGCGAACGCGCGCAggtctctctgctcgcctaGTGTGCCGCCACGCGATTCAAAGTGGCGCCTCGGAGGTTACgttttctgcttcgctgAAGCGAGTACCGACGGTGCGAGAGGGAAAAACTTACAGGACAATTCTCAATTTGAAATGCacagcgcatgcatgtgcagatGTGCCCGCAGGGGTCAAACGCCGCCTGAGCACAGGCGCCGGTCAAGAGGCGAGCACGAAAGCGAAACCGAGTGAAGGAAACGGAAACAAAAAaccagcagccgctgcccgcTCAGCGGAACTGTGTTGTCCAGCCATGCAGACTTGAGACGCTCTCTTTTACATAGATATGGAGattctgcgctgccgccaaAGAGATCGGGGCAGGGTACCTTACAGTAAATACTTATATGCATCTATGCATGACATACGTACAGATCATGTAAACAGTGAATGCGTCTCTGTCACTGCGCCAGCACCAACCGCGAAAGATACTGCCGGCGCTCTCATCTTTGCAGACACATCGTTCCCCTGAGAAACAGTTTGAAACATAAGTGAAATTGAAGAGATCTGGGACTGACTCGAAAGGATAGAGGCTGCGAATGTAGACTCAGGATCAATAGATCCTCCAAATTCGGTGTCTATTCTGTACCTCGTCCGGAGAAGTCATACAAATCACACATTTGGGGGGGGTCATGTACTTCGCACTggaaggcgacagcagcgcgagagtTCGGGCGCTTGGGGCGAGGGGGTCTGCCCGCTGTCCTTCGTTGGTCAGGTCCAGGGGGACAGCCACGCCCGTTGACGCTGgggccggcgcgggcgcctcgcctgagGCTCCAGGCCCTGTGCCCTCGAgggtcgcgcctccgccttgatcgcctctgcagccctcGGCGACGGGTCCCGCGAGCGGCCCCTCCGCTCTATGGCCAACAGCcaggccctcgcgcctcggcggagaTGCAGATGCCCGAGTAGGAGGTGCCTCGGCGACGTCGCCGTTCCTGCCTTCAGCAACGGGACGACTGTCTaaacgaggagaaagagatgaagaggatgatgaagaggaggacgaagagccAGCATCGATTTCGGCGGGCCGTGGAGAGGGGGCActcggcggaggagccgcgggcggaggcgccgcagcggcggagtcgtccgccgcttcacccggcggggcgggggcaGGCAAAGGCGACAGGGAAGATGAAAACGCAGAAAATGTAAATCGTGCCATGCTCCGACCCGCACGAGGCGcactcgccggcgccggtaCCCCTGGGGCCTGGGAAGCAACGAAACACACAGAACGACTGTCGAGGGGCTGATCAAGGCAGGCTGTGTCATCGATCTCCCAGGAGACCCACACGCCACAAGCGAAACGCCGAAACCTGGGGAAAACCTCAGGCCCCGGCAGGCGACCTGAAGCAATAAAtgacgcagaaggcagccTGCACCAAGTATCCTACAGGCCTGCGATCGCAGAGGCTCAAGCCGACTGAAGGCTGGCACTGGATACCAGGAAGGCCGGTAAAAGCAAAAAAGTTGTTTCGACGCATACTACGGGCTGACGCGCCCCGAgcaaggagagagaaggggcgACTGAAAGGCGATGCGGCAAGGCTTGCGAAAGAAAAAACCCGCTGTGGACTGCTGCAGAGAATGCCTTTCCACACCCCGAGACCCTCCACGAGCGGGACGGAGGGCAATAGCCAGCAGCAAGTCCGAGCCAAGGCGGAGAGTCACTTACGAGCTCAGGCATGCCGGGGCCCTCGCCGACGAGAGGTTCGGTGTGCTGGCGCTCCAGAGCGAGCTGCACGGAAGGGCATAAAACACCAAAACACGAGAAAAGCGCAGTGCGCATGAAACGTGAGCACAGTAATGATAATGCCCCGTTCGCGTGCCAGAACAAGCAGCAAGACCTTGGAAAGTGCACCTGCGAAATGGAGCCCAAACGCGGACTCACAGCTGCCGCATGGATCCTGCGTGGCGGTGTCAGGACAAAATAAACAGAAGATGAGATGGCGAGCGGACGGGGCGCCGCCCCGGAGGCGCAAGGCGACAGAACACAGACACGCTGGACGCACTGAAGAAAAATCGACCAAGTCCCTCCCTGTCCTCTCGGGGTCTCTCCCTCAACCCCTTCTGCTGTTTCCGTGTCAGGGCCCCGCGGCGTTTTTCgtttcccccccccgcaggcCCCGTCACCCTGTTGGCCTCGGACTTACACCCGGGCCTGCCctttcgccctcgcggccttcctccggGGCCCGAAcgtgccgctctctctctcggccgGCCGGTACATCTGGCGAGCCTGGCGCGGGTGCCTCCGCGCTCACGCGCCTGTTCCCGCCGTCTAGAATCGCTGATGACTCCGAGCTCGCTCGTGCGGCCCCCGAGCAAGACAGTTGTTCTGCGCATGCCGCGTCAGCTGTGGGCTCGCCCGCCACGTCGCCAGCAACTCCCGCGCGCTGTCGGTCCTCGACGACCGCGTTTGAGGCGAGCGAAGGGAGGGAAGGGCTTGTCGCTGTGGGGTCCTGTCGCCCGGCGTCTCGGCCGGTGGGCTCCGGCTGCGGGGTCCCGGCGGGGACGGGGACGCTCGAGGCACTCGGGTCCCCCACCGAGCCGGTCCCGCAGAGGCGGTGGTGGGGCCCAGCTggggcagcgccgcaggggggACAGGCGGCCCTCCCGAGACGACAATCACAAAGTTGTCCTGCTCGGCCTTCCGCTCGTCGTCGACTGGACCGAAGTATGGGTCTGCGCGGAGCTCTgagacacagacagagaACACGCACCAACTTCAGAAAATCCCTGCAAGAGGGGGCCAGGCATGCAGCCCGGGcgaggagcgccgcgcgggctgcgACGCGAGATGTCAAGCTAAGCGGGACATACGAAAAGACACCAAACAACGCCGGGCGAGCTTGAACGAGGAGAGGACGAAAGCGCAGGAAACGCCGCACGGACTGCACACGACGAGAGGGGCACGCGGGCCTGTGCCCGCGCGGCCACCCGGCAAGTGCGGCGACCGGTACGGGCtgcgagacaggcgagagGTGAGAGCCGCGGGTCAGCTGCGAGGCAGAAAGCAAGCGGGGGGGAACGTCAGAACTCACTCTCAAAGCACTTGTTGACGGTGGCAATGAGGGCGgtgagctgctgctgcgcggttGGGGCGAGATCTCGCGCTCCAGAGTCGCGACGCTTCGCTGCCTCAGATGCAGGAGGCTGAACGCGAAAGGCCAAGCAGTAGCCCCCCGCCGTCGGCTGGCTCTCAATGACCATGGCTGTCCCATGTTGGCTATACCTCG contains:
- a CDS encoding putative Bardet-Biedl syndrome 5 (encoded by transcript BESB_003240); the encoded protein is MGACVSAAESYWPAALGGGGSAGGGPLWQDRQIRWDQPKQHLNLRPGEVLRKQFDKREDTKGDNGIGILQITNLRVIWYCQYLPKLNISIGLHCVTYIHYTMAESSTFGRTRTLHLMSRFNSTRFEFCFAIRADHAYSLFSEMENAIRSYRATIVYKDLLLRDARVVNNEDEAMLLEGEQVEKLMDSCHSLTEHSAYPGKMYVTNYRVLWISAQTALMNISLPYIQMKSVLSRYSQHGTAMVIESQPTAGGYCLAFRVQPPASEAAKRRDSGARDLAPTAQQQLTALIATVNKCFETGPHHRLCGTGSVGDPSASSVPVPAGTPQPEPTGRDAGRQDPTATSPSLPSLASNAVVEDRQRAGVAGDVAGEPTADAACAEQLSCSGAARASSESSAILDGGNRRVSAEAPAPGSPDVPAGRERERHVRAPEEGREGERAGPGLALERQHTEPLVGEGPGMPELAPGVPAPASAPRAGRSMARFTFSAFSSSLSPLPAPAPPGEAADDSAAAAPPPAAPPPSAPSPRPAEIDAGSSSSSSSSSSSLSPRLDSRPVAEGRNGDVAEAPPTRASASPPRREGLAVGHRAEGPLAGPVAEGCRGDQGGGATLEGTGPGASGEAPAPAPASTGVAVPLDLTNEGQRADPLAPSARTLALLSPSSAKYMTPPKCVICMTSPDEAAFDPCGHICTCMRCAFQIENCPVCRSQILKVLRIYLTT